The genomic DNA GCGTTCTATGCTCTTTAAAGATACCATTATCTCCCATATCCTTGGGCAGATTGAGTATGGCGAGCATGGCATCAATCTCGACCGGGATCGGTATCACTTGCCTTTCCTCATCAGCTCAGATAGCTCAATAGCTCTGCGACCGACCTGCTTTGCCCACATGGAAGCAAGCATACCATTGGCAGCCCGTTCCCAGTCTCCGGCAGCTATAAAAGCCAGGGTGTTGTTGAAGCCCATAAGACCACCAATACCCAAGTTGAAACACATGTTCAGCAGCACCGA from Candidatus Cloacimonadaceae bacterium includes the following:
- a CDS encoding glycoside hydrolase family protein translates to SVLLNMCFNLGIGGLMGFNNTLAFIAAGDWERAANGMLASMWAKQVGRRAIELSELMRKGK